CACGGCGACGGTGCAGGAGGCGATCAACTGCACCCACGACAAGGACAGCGCCGGCCACGACGTCAGCACCGTCGCGATCATCCCCGGCGAGTAACGGCGTGTATCTGTCATGCGAGAATTCGTCACCCTCGAGGACGTGGAAGTGATCAGAAAAAGCGGTCCAGCCCTCCTGTGTCGCGTGGACGACAAGGAGGTGTGGGTCCCGTACGTCAACATCGCCATGACCGACGAGGCCACGATCCGGCGGCCAGGCGACTGTGGCCGCCTGGTGATTCCCCGGTGGCTCGCCCTCAACCTCGGGCTCGTCGGCGTGGCGGCCTGAGCGAGCGGGCGCCGTCGCGCGGCTCAGCTCGTCGAGCCGCCGGCCAGTGCATGCCGCAGCCGGCCGACGAGCCCGGCGGTCGCCTCGAGCGAGCGGGCGGTCCCGAAGACGTAGAAGTCGGGACGCTGGAGCACCACACCGACGCCGTGCTCGGCGAACCACCGCGCTTAGGTGCCGTTCAGGTCGTGAACGGGTCCGCCCGGAGCCACATGGGCGCTGATGCCGCCGAGCGAGGCGAAGAAGGCTGCGAGGTCCGGCGGTAGGATGCTCGCCGGATCGCCGGCGCCGCCGAGCAGCGTGAAGCCGCGCCCGACGACGTCGTCGAAGCGCCCGATCGTGTCACCGCGACGAACCTCGCCCTGCGGGAAGAGACGCCCGGCGAGCGGGTCGCCGTCGGCAACGAGACCGGGACCGATCGGGGGCATGGGCAGCGGCGGACTCAGGCCCGTCTCACGAGCCGCGGCGATCATCGCGCCGTCACGGGCGGCGGCCTGCTCCGGGTCGGACACGCAGACCACCTTGCCGAGCTGGATCGAGAGCTCGATCACCTGCCGCACCTGCGGAATGCGCTCCGATGCGTACGAATCGAACACGCCGACCCGCCAGCCGCGCTGGCCGAGCAGGACGGCGAGCGTTTGGCCGACCGGGCCGTAGCCGACGATGGCGACGTCGTACGGCTCGTTCATGCCGTGGCGCTCATCCGGCGCGGTGCGCGCTGGCCATCAGGGCCGCGAGATCGTCCGGGGCGATGAACGAGGGAGGAGGCGGCGGCCCCCAGCTGAACAGGCTCCTGGCGCCGTCCCACACGCCCGGCTTCCAGAGCTGATCGTCGAGGACGCAGTCCAGGTCGGCGTAGTACTCGGTGAAGTTTCCCGCCGGGTCCTTCAGGTACCAGAAGAAGTTGGACCCGATGTGGTGCCGCCCGAGCCCCCAGACGTGTCGCGCCGGATCCTTCTCGAGCATCGCCGTCGCTCCGCGACCGATCTCGTCCACGTCGTCGACCTGCCACGACGTGTGGTGCAGGAAGTCCACCGGCGCCTGCTGGATGAGGAGGTTGTGATGGTCGGTGGAGCAGCGCAGGAAGACCGCGAGGCCCCGCACGGTGTCGCTCACCTTGAAGCCTACTCCCTCGATGAAGAAGCGCTCGCTGGCCCCCACGTCCGTCGACCCGAGCACGACGTGCCCCAGCTTGCGAGGCCGCACGGGACCCGCGCGGAGCACCGCCGCGGCCCGGGCGCTCGGACGGCCAGCATGACCCGGCCCGTTCGTCGCCGGCGCCGCCGGCGCGGCCTGCCGGAGGCGCTCGGCGATCCGGAGCACCACACGGACCTGCGTGCCCGGGTCGACCGTGGTGACCGACGAGGCCTCCCGCTCGACGCGTTCACCCACCCGGGCGAGGTTGGCGGCGGCCCGCTCGAGGTCGTCTGCATCATCGACCCCGACGCCGAGCTCGACGAGGCGGCGTCGAGCCGCGGCGACCAGGGCGAGCTGCTCCCCGCCGTCGGCGGTGGCAAAGCGGCCGCCGCGCGTGGGCGTGAGCCCGAAGTCCTCGTAGTACGCCGCCGTCGCGGCGACGTCCGGGACGCCGATCGTGATCGAAGTGAGTCGGTGGAGTGCCATGGCCCCTCCTCGATGTTGCTCGTGCCCGAGCTTGGAGCCATTTGGCAAGAGGTGTCGCCGCCCCGCAGCCGCAGTGCGGTGATACCTGGCATCGCACCGAGCGCCCGGCACGGCATCCATGCGCACGCACCCGAGGAGGCAGCTGCGCGACAGCCTTGCCCGGTGTCCAAGCTGCCCTCTCATGCTCTGCGCCGGCATCATCATTGCTCCGGCGCCCGGTGGCTCCAACTTTCGGGGGATGGGACTTCAGCAACCAAGGCTTCGTGTGAAGGTCGCCAGGAACGTCTCGATCACCTTTGCGACGAGCCTGCTCTCGAGCGGCGCCACGGCGGTCGGCGCCCTCGTCGTCGCGCACGAGCTGGGGGCGCGCGGCGCCGGCCTCTTCACCCTCGCGCGGGTCGTGCCGACGGTCGTCGCGGGGGTGCTCGGTGGGGGGCTCACGATCGCCAACCCCTACTTCATCGGCGGACGGCGGCACTCCGTTCAGGCGATCGCCGAGACCAACGTCGTACTCGGGCTGGTGTTCGGTCTGCTGGGCCTGGGGGCCTGGATCCTTGCCGGGCCGCTGCTGATGACGAGCTTTTACAAGCACGTGTCGGCGTGGCCCGTGGTGATCCTGGGCGCCTCGGTACCCATCCTCCTCATGCGAAACTACCTGAACTCGATCCAGCAAGGGCTCCAGGCATTCACCGAGGCCAACCTCGTGCTCCTCGTCGAGGACCTCGGTGGAATGCTGTGCGTGATCCCGTTGCTCTGGAAGTCGCCCGCCGCGGGAACGGTTGATCTCCTCATCATCCTCGCCCCTCTCGTGGGAGCGACGGTGAGCCTTGTCGTGGCGGTCTGGGACCTGACTCGGCGCGGCATCCGGCTCTTGCCGGGGCTCCGGCCGGCATTCGCCGTCGAAATGCTGCGCTTCGGGATCAAGGGGCATCTCGCACGCATCGCGAACACGCTCAGCTGGCGCCTCGACATGATGATCCTCTCGACGCTCGGAAGCGCGGAGGCGGTGGGCTACTACGCGGTGGCGACGAAGATTGCGGAGACCGTCCGACCGCTTTCGGGGAGCCTCAACTTCGTCCTCCGTCCGCTGTTCGCGAGCCTTCCAGCGCAGGAAGCCCGGACGGAAGGCGTGCGCCTCCTACGGTCATTCTTCGCCGTCAACTTCCTCGCCGTCACGTTACTCTGGCTCATGTCCGGAATCATCATCGATCGGCTCTTCGGTCCCGATTTCGCCGCCGCCATTCCGGCATGCCGTATCCTCCTCGTGGGCCTGGTTGCCTTCGGTGTCGACGGTGTGTTGAACGGGTTCAACGTCGGTACCGGCCGGCCGGAGTTCAACGCGTATGCCGCGGTGGTGGGCCTGGTCATCACCCTGGCCGGCGACCTGACCCTCATCACACGCTACGGTTTGATGGGCGCGGCCGTGACCTCGGCCGTCGCCTACACCGCCAAGGGGCTGGCCCTGGCCGCCATCTTCGTTTCTCTCACGGCCCGGAGACCAGAGTCGCCCCGCGTGAGCGAGGCGTCGCGGCGGGCCGCATAGCGCGCCCGGCCCGCCGCGGCGATCCGTTACGGCACCGTGGTTGTCGTCGTCGTGGTGCTCGTCGTCGTGGTCGTCGTACACGCGCCGCAGACGCTTCCGGCGCCTCCGCTCACGCCCCCGGCGCCGACGCAGCTCGCCTCGTCGTGGGCCGTCTGAGCGCGCACCTTGGTGCAGTCCGCGCTCGCGTCGCACGCCTTCGCGGGGTCATTCGAGCAGGTGCCTGCGACCGTCCCGTCGCCCGGGGTTGGATCGCTGCACTTCCCCGCGTCGCTGAAGCAGCAGATCACCGCGTCGGCCTTCCCGCAGGTCGACCGGGCGGCGCAGCGGGCAAAAGTGCGGCGGACCGAGTCGTCGGTGAAGCAGCCCGCCTTGCGGAGCGCGTTCCGGTAGCGGACGACGCAGCTCACGTACTGCCCGTGGTTCTTCCACGGCTGAACTGAGGCGTTGGAAAGCGTCTTCCCGGCGCACGAACACGTCTCGGCGAGGGCCGCCGCAACGTCCGTCGGGCAGGTGACGGGCGCGGGACGTCCTTTCGCCTCCGCGCCGGGGGAGACGGCAAGACAACCTACGAGCACGAACAGCCCTGTGGCATTTCGCATGGGAACCTCCTGAGGGACGTTAGGAAGCTACGACCATGCCACCCGAGTCGCGCCCGGCGTGCCGGAACAGCCGGCGGTCCCGCCCGCACGCGGCGTGGCGCCGCGTCACGGCTTCGTCGGTGCGGGCCTCAGCCCCCGCAAGCGACCACCACGGCCGATGCCCGGGTGCGTGGCTACGTTGACCGCAAGTTGGTCGTGGAGTAGCTGCCGTGCCGAAAGGAGGGGCACATGACGCGCACCTCGCTCACGATCGGACTCGTCTGCCTGGCGTCGGTGGTCGTCGCGCAGGATCCCGTGAAGGTCGATCCGAAGCACTACCGCGTGGAGTTCGAGAACGCGCAGGTGCGGGTGCTGCACATCCAGTACGGCCCGCACGAGAAGTCCGTCATGCACCACCATCCCGCCGGTGTCGCCGTCTTCCTGTCGGATCAGGATGCGAAGTTCACCATGCCGGACGGAAAGACCGTCGAGCGGCACGGGAAGGCGGGACAGGCGCTGTGGATGGCGGCAGAGACCCACCTTCCCGAGAACGTCGGCGACAAGCCGCTCGACGTGATCCTCGTCGAAATGAAGGGTGGCGGGTACGGAGCGAAGCGACACCAGTAGCGGGCGTTTGAGGGACGGGCCCGGCGCGGGTTAGAGTCCGCGAGGTGCAGGAGACGAGCGGCGGGCCGGACGTCGACCTCAAGGCCTGGCGGAATGTCCAGGACCCGTTTCCGGTCTTCGCCTGGCTCCGGGACCACGACCCGGTGCACTGGAGCGAGACCCTCAACTCCTGGGCGGTCACGCGCTACGACGACGTCGTCGACGTCTTCAACCGCCCCGAGACCTTCGCTTCCGATCGCTTCCGCAAGATCGACGAGCGATACGCGAGCCAGCGCCCCGCGGTGCGGGCGGTCGCCGAGGTCCTGGGACGCTGGCTCGTGTTCCGGGACCCGCCGGACCACGACCGCCTGCGGGGGCTCCTCCAGAGCTCCTTCACGCCGAGGCAGCTCGAATCGACTCGCGACCGCGTCCAGCGAACCGTCGACGCGCTCCTCGACCGCGTCGTCGCCCGCGGCGCGATGGACTTCATCCGGGAGCTCGCCTTTCCCCTCCCGGCGATGATCATTGCGGGACTCATGGGCGCGCCGGAGGAGGACCTCGAGCCGATCAAGACGTGGTCCGATCGGCTCGCGTCGTACCTCGGCGGCGCGGTCGACGAGCGCGACAACTTCGAGGAGGCCAGTGCCGGCGTCGCGGCGCTGGTCGACTACTTCCATGCGCTCCTCCGCGAGCGCGAGCGCCGCCCGCGTGACGACCTGATGAGTCTCATGCTGCGCGCCGAGCACGAGGGCGAGCACCTGACCCGCGACGAGGTGGTCGCGAACTGCGTCCTCTTGTTGTTCGCGGGACACGAGACGACGACGAACCTCCTCGGGAACGGCCTCTACCATCTGCTCCGGCACCCCGCGCAGGCGGCGCTCCTGCGCGCCGACCCCTCGCTTCTCCACAGCGCCGTCGAGGAGCTTCTGCGCTACGACGGCCCGGTGCCGGCCACCGTGAAGATCGCGACCGAGGACGTCCCCTGGTGCGGTCGGACGATTCGGCGCGGCGACATGGTGGTCCCCTTCATCGCGTCGGCCAACCGCGACCCGCGGCAGTTTCCCGACCCCGACACGCTCGACGTACGCCGGCAACCCGAGCGCCACCTGGCCTTCGCCTGGGGGATCCACTTCTGCCTCGGCGCGTGGCTCGCGCGCCTCGAGGCGCGCGTCGTCCTCGACACCGTGCTCCGGCGCTTGCCGCATCTCGCGCTCGCCCCCGGGGCGCCGCGCTGGAAGCCGATGCTCTTCCTCCGCGGGCTCGAGGCGCTGCCGCTCGAGTGGGAGCCGAGATGAAGGCGGCCGTCATGCGCGCGGTCGGCGGGCCCCTCCGGATCGAGGAGATCCGGATCGACACGCCGGGACCGCGCGAGGTCCTCGTCCGGACCGCCGCCACGGGCGTCTGCCACAGCGACCTCCACGTCCTCGAAGGATCGCTCCCGAACCCGCTCCCGACGGTCCTCGGCCACGAGCCCGCGGGCGTCGTCGAAGCCGTCGGGAGCGAGGTGCGACACGTGGCGCCCGGCGACCACGTGATCGGCTGCCTCTCGGCCTTCTGCGGCACGTGCGAGTACTGCGTGGCCGGGCGCCCGAATCTCTGCGAGGGCGAGGCGACGATGCGCCGCCCGGACGACCCGCCCCGTCTCGCGAAGGACGGCGAGCGGATCGCGCAGTTCGTGCATCTGAGCGCCTTCGCCGAGCGCATGTTGGTACACGAGAACGCGCTCGTCCGGATCCGTCCCGACGTCCCGCTCGACCGGGTGGCGCTGATCGGCTGCGGCGTGACGACCGGCCTCGGCGCCGTCTTCAACACGGCGCGGGTGCAGGCCGCACGGACCGTGGCGGTCATCGGCTGCGGCGGCATCGGACTTTCCGTCGTCCAGGGCTGTCGGATCGCGGGCGCCGGGCGCATCGTCGCGGTCGACACCGTCGCCTGGAAGCTCGAGCTCGCGGTGCGTCTCGGAGCCACCGACGGGGTGAACGCCGCGGACGGGAACCCCGTACCGCGCGTCGTCGAGATGACCTCGGGCGGCGTCGACTACGCCTTCGAGGCGATCGGGCTCCCGGCGACGGTCCGCCAGGCGGTGCGCATGACGCGCAAGGGCGGGACGATCGTCATGATCGGCGTCGTGCCGGCGGGCACGAACGTCGAGCTGCCGGGCGCGGACATCGTGCTCCGCGAGAAGACGATCCTCGGCTGCATGATGGGCTCGAACCGCTTCCGCACGGACATGCCCCGCTACGTCGAGCTCTATCGGAGCGGGCAGCTCCGTCTCGACGAGATGATCTCGGCCCGCCTGCCGCTCGAGCGCGTGAACGACGCCTTCGAGGCGATGCGGCACGGGACGGCGGCGCGCAGCCTGATCGTCTTCGAGTAGGGCGCTTTCCCATGGCGACGAATCCCGACCTCGTGCGCATTCAGGAACAATTCCGCCGCCAGGCCACGGCCTACGAGCAGATGGCCTCGGTCAGCGACCGGGAAGCGCTCCGGCGGCTCGTCGCGGTCTCCCGTCCGGCGGCCGGCGAGCGGGTGCTCGACGTCGCCTGCGGGCCGGCCTTTCTCACCATGGCCTTCGCCGAATGCTCGTGCGAAGCGATCGGCGTCGACGGGACGGACATCTTCCTCGGCCACGCGCGGGATGAAGCGTCGCGACGAGGATTGAAGAACGTTCACTTCGTGCTCGGCGACGTGGAACGGATGCCGCTCGCCGACGCATCGTTCGACGTCGCGGCCTGTCGCGCCGCCGTGCACCATTTTCCGCGTCCGGAGGTCGTGGTCCGGGAGATGATCCGCGTGACCCGGCCACGCGCTCGCTTCTTGATCGCCGATCAGGTCTCCTCGGAGGACACCGACAAGGCCGCACTGCACAACGAGATCGAGCGTCTGTGCGACCCGACGCACGTGCGCGCTCTCAGTGAATCCGAGTTCGAGCTCCTGTTCGCGCGGCTCCGTCTCACCGTCGCGTTCAAGGGCCGTGCGACCATCGACTATTCGGTCGCCGAGTGGATCTCGCACGGCGGTCCGCCCCCGGAACGCGTCGCGGAAATCGAACGGAAAATGCGCGACGCGATCGAGGGAGACCGCGCGGGCCTCCAGGTTCGCGTCGAGAACGGGGAGCTCCGCTTCAGCCACACGGGGGTCGCGTTTCTCGTCGAGAAGCGCGCGTAACCGTCACCCATTCCTTCGTACCCGCGCCGGCGGCGATGTCAGGCCGCGTCGGCGATGCCGTCGAAGAACCGCCACCACAGCTCGAGCGAGCGCGCGACGGCCCGCCGCACCCCCGCCTGAAGCTCGGGGGTGGTCGCGAGGCGGATGACGATGTGGTCGCCGATCGCGCTGTGCTCGCGGTCCGCCTGCTCGTGCACGTCCCAGAAGGCCACCTGCGCGCGCGTGCATCCGTAATGCCGCTCGAGTGCCCGCGCGAATGGGCCGAACGCGCCGGGCACCTGCCCTTCCGCGGCGAGGTTGGTCGCCGCGGCGCCCTCGATGAACGGGTGCTCCCTGGTCGACCTCTCGAACCAGTCGATGAGGGCCGCCGTCGTTGCGAACGGTACCCCGTTCACCATCGCGTCGCGCGGCACGCCGACGCCCTCGCCGAAGCGAATGAAGAGCTCGGGGTGGGAGACGTTGCAGCCGGAGATGCGGCCGGTCTCTTCCTCGTAGAGGCTCTCCGCGAGCTCGATCCGCTCCTGGAGATCCGGACAGCTCGAGTGCAGCGCGCTCACGGCGCGCGGGAACTCGCGGACCTGGAGGAAGAACTGCACGACGAAGGGGCCGAGGGCGGCCCGGGGCAGTTGCCCCTCCGCAATGCGGAGCCAGAGCGGATGGCGCCCGAAGGCGCGGCCGGCGTCGATCAGCGCCCGCAGATCCTCGACGAACGCGCCGCCGCCCGGCATCGGCCGACGTGTAGCCCGCCGCGCGGGAGCATGTCCACAGCCGACGGAAACCCTTCCGTCCGCTCATGTTTCGGCCGTCTTTTCGGCCTGAGCCCTCCGCTTGCCTCGTAGTCTCAATTGAGACTACGATGCCCGGGTGCGGCGCACCGTGGTCCTGTCCCCGGACGCCGTCCGGCAGTTCCGCAAACTCAGGGCAGCCGAGCGGGCGAGGGTCCGGGATGCCATGGAAGCGAGCCTCGCGAACGATGACGCACTTGTGGAGTCGAGAAACCGCTTTCGCCTCCGGCGACCGTCGGAGGCAGCCGAGTTCGAGTTTCGGATCGGAGACGTCCGCGTGTTCTATCGCGTCGCCGGGAGAGTGGTCCAAGTCGTGCTGATCGGGAAGAAGAGGGGGAGCAGCCTCGTGATCGAGGGGAAGAGGTTCATCCTATGAGGATAGAGAACATCCGCCAGGTGAAGGCGCAGCTCAATCGGATCGTTGGCACGCTGCCGGACGAAGGGTCTGTCGTCATCACGAAGAACGGCCGCCCCTGTGCCGTGCTGATGCCCGTGACCGAGGACACCGACCTCGAAGTCCTCGCGCTCTCTCAGAACAAGCGGTTCTGGACGCTCTACGACCGTGCGAGGAAGCGCGCCGAACGCAAGGGCTGGACGCGGCTGCAAGATCTGGAGCGGTGATCGCAGCCCGCAGCACCCCCGCCTTCAAGCCGGGGCGCGCATGGCAGAGTGGAGCCGAAGGGAGTCGAACCCTCGACCTCTTGAATGCCATGCGAAGCACGGGAGGACGCCACCGTCCTCGACCGTGCGCAAGCATGCAAGAAATCGAGGGCTCCACTCCTGCCCCGCAGACGGTCGCGAACGGTCGCGCACCGTCTGACCGTCCCAGAACCGTCCCAGCAATTCTCGCGTCTAGGACTCCCCAGTGTCCGCTGCTCAGTCCCCCGTTCCACGTCGAGGGGCCGTAGCTGCTACCGATGGCGAGCCGACGGCGGCCGCGCGCCGGCTTGGCCATCGCCTTGACGCCCTCCTGGTTGCTGCGCTACGCGTGAGCCCTCCATGGGCACCGTACGAGATGCCCTGCTGCCGCTCGGCCTCGCCGCCATAGTCTACGTCTGCGCGGGGGATGGAGTGGCGGGCTCGCGCCCGCCTGAAGCGACGGCGCAACGATGTGCGGCCGCCAAGATCAAGGCGGCCGGCAAGAAAGCCCACGCGAGGGCGCTATGCTATGCGAAGGCTGCGGCTGCGGGGGTTCCGGTCAGCCAGCTCTGCCTCGACAAGGCCGACGCGCAGTTCACCGCGGCATTCGCGAACGCCGAAGCGAAGGCAAGCAAGGGCGGCGGGTGCGTTACAGCAGGAGACGACGCAGTAATCGAGGACAAGGTGGACCGATTCGTCTCCGACGTGGTGAGCGAGCTTCCGGCTACCACTACGACTACGACTACCACGATCACGACCGTGACGACGTTATGCGACTGTGGTGGCTCGTGTCTTGAGGGTGAGGTTTGCGCCTCGATCTTCTGCCTCTGCCCACCGACCTTTAGAGGATGTGCTTGTGTCGGACCCCTCCACCCCTCGACCACGTCCTGCTACTGCAGTGGAGCGTGTTGTCCGACAACGACCACAACCACGACCAGCACGAGCACGACTACGACAACGCCGTAGGAGCCTCTGCGGTCAGCCCCTCGCCAATTCTGCTCAGGATCACCAGGCCCCACCGCCTCTGCTCGACCCCTGCCGCGCCGATTTGACCGGCGAGCGCGTTTGAAATGGAATGGCAGGAGTGGAGCCGAAGGGAGTCGAACCCTCGACCTCTTGAATGCCATGCGAAGCACGGGAGGACGCCACCGTCCTCGACCGTGCGCAAGCATGCAAGAAATCGAGGGCTCCACTCCTGCCCCGCAGACGGTCGCGAACGGTCGCGCACCGCCTGACCGCCCCAGAACCGCCGCAGGTCGTCGAAAACCGGACCGGCTCTGTGGGGTTACGTGCGCGAACTACCGTTCCCCTGACCCCTGGCGGTGGCACGGGGTGAGAAATCCGCTAGCTAGTCGCGTTAGCGCAGTCCGAAGGAGATCGACTTCAGAGAGAGAACGTGAAACCGAGCTAACAGTGGTGCGCGACCACAGCGAGCAGCGCCTCCCAGTCGATTGGCTTAGTAAAGGACTCCGGGATGCCAAGTGCAAGAGCCTTCTCCCGTACCCGCCCGTCGCCCGACACGACAAGGACGGGAATCGGCGCGAGCCGGGTATCCTCAAGCTGCTCAGCCCTGAATTGCGGGCCGTTCTTCCCAGGCATCATGAGGTCGAGAAGGATCAGGCAAGGCGACGCCGCGCCACGCAAATGGTCCAGCGCATCCTGCCCCCCGGGGACGGCGATCACGTGGTAGCCCTCGATTTCAAGCGCCGCTTGCATCGCCTCCCGCTGGTCGAGACTGTCCTCAACGAGCAGGAGGTAGCCTCCATGCTCCTTGGTCATTCCGCGCTCCTTTAGTCATCGCGCTGCGCGTGCGTCAGGAAGGGCGAGAGGTGCAACACATTGGCTGCCCCGTTCACGGACCGGAAGGGTCACGGTGAATCTCGCGCCCTGGCCTTCTCCGCCGCTCTCTGCCCGGACGGTCCCGCCGTGCAGCTCGACCAAGTCTCGAACGATCGCGAGGCCGAGCCCGAGTCCACCGTGGGCGCGCATGAGTGCGCGACTCCCATCTTGGCGAAAGCGGTCGAAGACGTGGGCCAGGAAGTCGTGCGCGATACCCTGTCCGGTATCCCGCACCGAGATCGTCGCTCCTTGCTTCTCATCTCCCGCCAGCTGGACCGCAACCCGTCCGCCCCTTGGCGTGAACTTGATCGCATTGGAGAGGAGATTCCTCACCACCTGCTCTAGCCGGTCGGCGTCGCCCACGACGATGCCTGGAACGCGCGCGAGCATGGTGTCAAGTTGCACACCGCTCTCTTCTGCCGCCGGACGCGCGGAGTCCACGACGTGCCCCACG
Above is a genomic segment from Deltaproteobacteria bacterium containing:
- a CDS encoding dioxygenase, which gives rise to MALHRLTSITIGVPDVAATAAYYEDFGLTPTRGGRFATADGGEQLALVAAARRRLVELGVGVDDADDLERAAANLARVGERVEREASSVTTVDPGTQVRVVLRIAERLRQAAPAAPATNGPGHAGRPSARAAAVLRAGPVRPRKLGHVVLGSTDVGASERFFIEGVGFKVSDTVRGLAVFLRCSTDHHNLLIQQAPVDFLHHTSWQVDDVDEIGRGATAMLEKDPARHVWGLGRHHIGSNFFWYLKDPAGNFTEYYADLDCVLDDQLWKPGVWDGARSLFSWGPPPPPSFIAPDDLAALMASAHRAG
- a CDS encoding cytoplasmic protein, with translation MTRTSLTIGLVCLASVVVAQDPVKVDPKHYRVEFENAQVRVLHIQYGPHEKSVMHHHPAGVAVFLSDQDAKFTMPDGKTVERHGKAGQALWMAAETHLPENVGDKPLDVILVEMKGGGYGAKRHQ
- a CDS encoding cytochrome P450 — protein: MQETSGGPDVDLKAWRNVQDPFPVFAWLRDHDPVHWSETLNSWAVTRYDDVVDVFNRPETFASDRFRKIDERYASQRPAVRAVAEVLGRWLVFRDPPDHDRLRGLLQSSFTPRQLESTRDRVQRTVDALLDRVVARGAMDFIRELAFPLPAMIIAGLMGAPEEDLEPIKTWSDRLASYLGGAVDERDNFEEASAGVAALVDYFHALLRERERRPRDDLMSLMLRAEHEGEHLTRDEVVANCVLLLFAGHETTTNLLGNGLYHLLRHPAQAALLRADPSLLHSAVEELLRYDGPVPATVKIATEDVPWCGRTIRRGDMVVPFIASANRDPRQFPDPDTLDVRRQPERHLAFAWGIHFCLGAWLARLEARVVLDTVLRRLPHLALAPGAPRWKPMLFLRGLEALPLEWEPR
- a CDS encoding Zn-dependent alcohol dehydrogenase, translating into MKAAVMRAVGGPLRIEEIRIDTPGPREVLVRTAATGVCHSDLHVLEGSLPNPLPTVLGHEPAGVVEAVGSEVRHVAPGDHVIGCLSAFCGTCEYCVAGRPNLCEGEATMRRPDDPPRLAKDGERIAQFVHLSAFAERMLVHENALVRIRPDVPLDRVALIGCGVTTGLGAVFNTARVQAARTVAVIGCGGIGLSVVQGCRIAGAGRIVAVDTVAWKLELAVRLGATDGVNAADGNPVPRVVEMTSGGVDYAFEAIGLPATVRQAVRMTRKGGTIVMIGVVPAGTNVELPGADIVLREKTILGCMMGSNRFRTDMPRYVELYRSGQLRLDEMISARLPLERVNDAFEAMRHGTAARSLIVFE
- a CDS encoding methyltransferase domain-containing protein encodes the protein MATNPDLVRIQEQFRRQATAYEQMASVSDREALRRLVAVSRPAAGERVLDVACGPAFLTMAFAECSCEAIGVDGTDIFLGHARDEASRRGLKNVHFVLGDVERMPLADASFDVAACRAAVHHFPRPEVVVREMIRVTRPRARFLIADQVSSEDTDKAALHNEIERLCDPTHVRALSESEFELLFARLRLTVAFKGRATIDYSVAEWISHGGPPPERVAEIERKMRDAIEGDRAGLQVRVENGELRFSHTGVAFLVEKRA
- a CDS encoding type II toxin-antitoxin system Phd/YefM family antitoxin; the protein is MRIENIRQVKAQLNRIVGTLPDEGSVVITKNGRPCAVLMPVTEDTDLEVLALSQNKRFWTLYDRARKRAERKGWTRLQDLER
- a CDS encoding response regulator; translation: MTKEHGGYLLLVEDSLDQREAMQAALEIEGYHVIAVPGGQDALDHLRGAASPCLILLDLMMPGKNGPQFRAEQLEDTRLAPIPVLVVSGDGRVREKALALGIPESFTKPIDWEALLAVVAHHC